The DNA region CGGCAGCACGATGGAGGCAATGGGCGGGATGCGGCCGTAGCCTACCTCGGGCAAGGCGAAGGTGGCGGTGTCCGCCGCTACAATCAGATTGCAGATCAGCGCCAGCTCGAAGCCACTCCCCAGGGCCCGTCCTTCCACGGCGGCCACGGCGATGACGTCCAGCATTCGGATCGTCTCGAAGATGCGGCTATACACCTGCAGCGTGCGCTGCACCCTCTCCCTGCGGTGCTCCTGCAGCTCGAGCCCCTCGCAGAACACGCCGCCCGCGCCGCGCAGCAGGAGCACTTCGAGGCCCCGGTTGCCGCGCAGCGAGAGGAGCGCGCTGTTCAGCTCCTCCATGAGCGGCATGTGCAGCAGATTGGCAGGCGGGCGGTTCAGCGTCAGGCTGGCGACCTCCCCCTCGAGGCGCAGTTCCAGGAAGTCGTAGGGCATTTTCCTTGTCACACACAGAGCAGGTCGCCGCCATCCACGGGGATCACCACCCCAGTGATGTGGCGGGCCAGCTCGGAGCACAGGAAGACGACCACGTGGGCTACGTCCTGCGGGTCACCCAGCCGCCGCAGCGCACTCCGCTCGCGGGCGTGGTCCAGCACCTCGGCCGGCACCGCGTCGGTCAGTCGGGTCGTGCGGATGTAGCCGGGCGCCACCGCGTTCACGTTGACGTTGGACGGCCCCAGCTCGAGCGCGGCCGAGCGGGTCAGCCCCAGGAGGCCCGCCTTCGAGGCCGCGTAGTTGGCCAGCCCGAACTCGCTGCGCAGGCCATGGATCGAGCTGACGTTCACGATCTTGCCGTACTGCTGCGCACGGAACGTGGGTGCGACGGCGCGCACCAGGTGGAACGCGCCGGTCAGGTTGGTCTCCAGCACCTCGGACCACTGCTCGTCGGTCATGTGCCAGAGCGCACGGTCGCGGGCGATCCCCGCGTTGTTCACCAGGATATCGAGCCGGCCGAAGGTGTCGCACGTCTCGCGCACGAACGCGGCCACGGCGTGCGCGTCCCGCACGTCGCAGGCGCGGCACAAGACGTTGACCTCCAGCTCGCGTAGCTCGGCGGCGGTGCGCAGCGCTTCTGCTTCCATGCGTCCGTCACCATCATCAACGTAGTTGAAGGCGACGTGGACGCCGCAACGCCCCAGCTCGAGTACGGTCGCCCGGCCGATCCCCGTGGCACCGCCAGTCACCAGCGCGCCACGCCCGCGCAGGTCGCCGGCGCCCAGGGCGGGCCGGGCCTGGGTCTCCTCCACGACCTGGGCGAGGAGCTCCTCCAGTGCCTCGACCTCGTCCAGCACCTTATGGCCGGGCGCCGGCGCACCCGGTAATCCGGAGGACTGGGCGCTGCGCGCCCTCACCGAGCGATCCTGGCTGCAGGCGGCATGACTCCCCGCGCTATGAGGTGGGCTAAGCGCCGAGCAGATCAGGTGTTGCGAGAAGGTGGGCTGCCGACCCCCTGGCTGTCAAGCAAGCCCTGCTCGTCCGCGGCGGCGTGCCCCGGCCGGCGCCGACGCCTACCCAGCCGATTAGCGCGCCCGGCACGCGGTGCTTAGCTTCGAGGGCGGCCGGCCCGCTGCGGCTGGCTTAATGGTCGGATTCTCCGCCCGTTGAAGCACCCGTAAGGCCGGCGCCGTAGTAGGGATCGGACGCCGGAATCCAGCCAACGGTACGGCTCCGCAACGGTTAGTGGTCGAATTCTCAAGTACGGGCGCATTCGGCCGCCTGGTTCCCCGTTACTTCGACTGCCGAAGGAGGCCAAACCATGTGGAAGAATGGCGTAATCCCGGCAATCCTGGCGGCACTGCTGGCCCAGCCGCTGCCCGCCCAGGGGCCGGCTCCGGCGTCCCTGCAGGACGTCCTGGGCAAGTATTACCAGGCTGTGGGCGGGCTCGAGAACTGGAAGGCCGTCCACTCCATGCGCCTGGCCGGCAAGATGTCCTTCGGCCAGGGGTTCGAGGCCCCGATCACCATCACGGCGAAGCGGCCGGCCATGGCGCGCGTCGAGTTCACGATCCAGGGAATGACCGGGATTCAGGCCTTTGATGGCCAGACGGCGTGGATGCTCCTGCCCTTCATGGGGAAGAGCGAGGCGGAGCTCATGCCGCCGGACGAGGCCAAGGCCATGGAGGAGCAGTCCGAATTCGACAGTCCGCTCATCGATTACCAGGAGAAGGGGCATCAGTTGGAGCTGCTCGGGCTCGAGGAGGTGGAGGGCACGCCGGCCTACAAGATCCGGATCACGCTGAGGAACGGCAACATCCGCTACTACTACCTGGACGCGGGCGCCTTTCTGCCCATCAAGACGGAGGGCAAGCGGGTGTTTCAAGGGGTCGAGAGGGACTTCGAAGGCATTATCAGTGACTACAAGGATATTGGCGGCGGGCTGCTCCTCCCCCACTCGCTGGAGAATCGGATCCAGGGCGCGCCGGCCGGGCAGGTCATCACCCTGGAGAAGATCGAGCTGAACCCGGCGGTGGAGGACAGCATCTTCAAGATGCCGGCGCGCAAGGGTTGATGGGACCAGAAAGGGGGCCTGCTATGCGCTATGCCCTGGCTGTCCGCACCTGCACCGCTCTCGTCCTGGGCGGCCTCTTCCCCCTGCCCGCCGCGGCACAGGCCCGCTTCGAAACCGCCAGCTTCGGCGGGCTGCGTGCCCGCGCCATTGGCCCGGCCGTCATGAGCGGCCGGATCGCGGCCCTCGACGCCGTGGCCCGGCGGGATCAGCCGCTCCTCATCTACGTCGGCTCGGCCGGCGGCGGCGTCTGGAAGTCCCGGGACGGCGGGACCAGCTTCCAGCCTGTATTCGACGAGCACCCCCAGTCGATTGGCGCCCTGGCCATTGACCCCTCGAACCCCAAGGTGGTGTGGGTCGGCACGGGCGAATCCTGGACGCGCAACAGCGTGTCCGTAGGCGGCGGCGTGTACAAGACGGAGGATGGCGGGGACACCTGGCGGGCCATGGGCCTGCGCGACTCGGAGCGCATAGCCCGCATGGCCGTGGACCCGGCCAGCAGCCAGACCGTCTGGGTGTGCGCCACCGGCCACCTCTGGGATCCGCATCCGGAGCGCGGCGTCTACAAGACCACGGATGGCGGCAAGACCTGGCAGCGCGTGCTGTACGTGGACGAGGACACGGGCTGCTCGGACCTCGCCCTCGACCCGCAGGATGCCCGCGTCGTCTATGCGGGCATGTGGCAGTTCCGGCGCTGGCCCTGGTTCTTCCGTTCCGGCGGACCGGGGAGCGGGCTGTACAGATCCATGGACGGCGGCGCGACCTGGCGCAAGCTGACCCGCGGGCTGCCCGAGGGCGAGAAGGGGCGCATCGCCGTAGCCGTCGCGCCCTCCCGCCCCAGCGTCGTGTACGCCCTGGTCGAGGCCAGGAACACCGCGCTCTACCGCTCCGATGACCTGGGCGAGAGCTGGCAGGAGGTGAACTCGTCCAGCAACATCCAGGCACGGCCGTTCTACTTTGGGCAGGTCGTGGTGGATCCCACGGACCACCGCCGCGTCTACCGGCCTGCGCTCTGGCTGACGGTCTCGGCGGATGGCGGCAAGAGCTTCACCTCGCCGTTCACCGGTGGGGTGAGTGGCCGCGTCCACGCCGACCACCACGCCCTCTGGATCAATCCGCAGAACCCGCAGGAGCTGCTGCTGGGCACGGACGGCGGCGTGTATGTGT from Gemmatimonadota bacterium includes:
- the fabG gene encoding 3-oxoacyl-ACP reductase FabG is translated as MRARSAQSSGLPGAPAPGHKVLDEVEALEELLAQVVEETQARPALGAGDLRGRGALVTGGATGIGRATVLELGRCGVHVAFNYVDDGDGRMEAEALRTAAELRELEVNVLCRACDVRDAHAVAAFVRETCDTFGRLDILVNNAGIARDRALWHMTDEQWSEVLETNLTGAFHLVRAVAPTFRAQQYGKIVNVSSIHGLRSEFGLANYAASKAGLLGLTRSAALELGPSNVNVNAVAPGYIRTTRLTDAVPAEVLDHARERSALRRLGDPQDVAHVVVFLCSELARHITGVVIPVDGGDLLCV
- a CDS encoding enoyl-CoA hydratase/isomerase family protein, which encodes MPYDFLELRLEGEVASLTLNRPPANLLHMPLMEELNSALLSLRGNRGLEVLLLRGAGGVFCEGLELQEHRRERVQRTLQVYSRIFETIRMLDVIAVAAVEGRALGSGFELALICNLIVAADTATFALPEVGYGRIPPIASIVLPRVTPRRKAMEWIITGNSITAAELAHYGLVNRVLPVEGFDARLAEFLAEITSKSGPILQLAKRAQYEAYYSAYDEALFRVQNLYLRDLVELEDAEEGVRARLEGREPQWSNR